The following are from one region of the Mesorhizobium sp. B2-8-5 genome:
- a CDS encoding LapA family protein: protein MFNRFVLVVVFVPLAVILIALAVANRGPVAFTVDPFHPGNPALTLSLPLFIFLFLALAIGMVVGSLATWVKQGRYRKLARQRGLEAENLRQAVSRTPVAPKGPALPNPTN from the coding sequence ATGTTCAATCGCTTCGTCCTCGTCGTGGTCTTCGTGCCGCTGGCCGTCATCCTGATCGCGCTCGCCGTCGCCAATCGCGGCCCTGTCGCCTTCACGGTCGATCCATTTCATCCCGGCAATCCCGCGCTGACGCTGAGCCTGCCGCTTTTCATCTTCCTGTTCCTGGCTTTGGCCATCGGCATGGTCGTCGGAAGCCTGGCCACCTGGGTGAAGCAGGGACGCTATCGCAAGCTCGCGCGCCAGCGCGGCCTCGAGGCGGAAAACCTGCGCCAGGCGGTGAGCCGCACGCCCGTGGCGCCCAAGGGACCGGCGCTGCCCAACCCGACGAACTAA
- a CDS encoding integration host factor subunit beta: MIKSELVQIIAARNPHLFLRDVENIVGAIFDEITDALAEGNRVELRGFGAFSVKNRPARTGRNPRTGESVEVEEKWVPFFKTGKELRERLNGGK, from the coding sequence ATGATCAAATCCGAGCTTGTGCAGATCATTGCTGCACGCAACCCGCACCTTTTCCTGCGCGACGTCGAAAACATCGTCGGCGCGATCTTTGACGAGATCACCGACGCGCTTGCTGAGGGCAACCGGGTCGAACTGCGCGGTTTCGGCGCCTTTTCGGTGAAGAACCGTCCGGCCCGCACCGGTCGCAACCCGCGCACCGGCGAATCCGTTGAAGTCGAGGAAAAATGGGTGCCGTTCTTCAAGACCGGCAAGGAGTTGCGCGAAAGGCTGAACGGCGGCAAATAG